From Spirochaetales bacterium:
TCGAGGATATTCGGATAAAACGCCCCTTCATCCAGTTGTTTCTCCTTGAACAATCCGTCCAGAGATTTGAATTTATGAATATTCGAAGGAGCCCAGAGATTTTCACCGATAACGAGATCCGGCGGGGTTTCCTTTTCTCCGAGCATCATCTGCGGGTCCGGATGATACAACATCTCGATTCTGTACTTTTCATTTGAGGCGTTGAATGTTTCACTGTACGCGAGTATTTCCGGAATATTCGTTCCGATGGTAACCCGATATGTATTGAACGCCCCGCAACCGGGAAGGAGAACGATAATGAGGAATAAAAAAAACCATTGCCGCATGTTGTGCTATTAAAATGAAGATAACGGCAAATGTCAATGGGGGGTACCTTTCGGATACGTAAAAAGCGTATATTTTATAAGGATTTTCGACGCGTTGAGACATCGACGCCGGTTTTTTTTGGAAAAGACAAAGCGGGACAAATCGAGTATTATATACCGATGAGTACTGATGCCGCGTGGCTGGATCTCTATCCTGAACATACATTCAACGCGTACGCTTTATATCTCAAACGGCTTTACGGTCGGTCCGTATACAGGGTTGCCGTCGATGCCGGCTTTTCATGCCCCAACCGGGGAAAAACGCGGAGTCATCCCGGATGCACCTATTGTGACGAATACGGGTCGCGCGCTCCATATCTCGGCCACGGAGGAAGCCTCGAAGAACAAATCGAAGGCGCGATCAAATTTCTCAAAAACAGATACGGAGCCGAAGACTATATTCTCTACTTTCAGGCCTTTTCCTCGACATTCGGTTCGGTCGAGGATTGCAGGGCCATCTATGACCGGGCCTTGCGCCTGGCGCCATTCAAGGAACTGGTCGTTTCGACCCGGCCCGACTGCATATCGGTCGATATCGCCGACCTTCTCGACTCGTATGTCAAGCCCGATATGAAAGTGTGGGTCGAACTCGGACTTCAGTCCGCATCCGATACGACATTGAAACGGATCAGGCGCGGACATACCGTTGCAACCTTCACCGAAGCCTACCGTTTATTAAAGGGAAAAGGTATCAACGTGGCCGTCCATCTCATCTTCGGCCTCCCGGGTGAAGGAAGCCGTGAAATACGGAAGACCGTCTCGTTTATGAGCGGTCTCGCTCCCGACGGCATCAAAATCCATAATCTTCATATTCCCAGGGACACGGCAATACACCGGGAATTTCTCGCCGGGGAGCTCGTCGTCCCCTCTCCACAACGGCACCTCGAGTACGTCATACAGGGTCTTGAATTACTGCCCCCCGAAACGATTATCATGAGACTGACCTGCGACACGCCGCCCGAACGGCTCGTCTTTCCGGGTCATTTTTGGGAAAAATCACGGTTTTACGCGGCGGTGAGGGAAGAGATGAGGAAAAGGAATACCTGGCAAGGCAGATGTTATTCGCCGGAACGATAATCGAGTACGATAGAACCTCACTCGAAGGCTTCCATGGAAAAAAAACATAGCCGGATCACTCGATCCTTCGAAACGCCGGATTAAAAAACCACAATGCGGATGAAAAAATAAATATCAGTATCGAACAGCACAGTATCGTGACGAATTCTCCCATTTTTTCCGCAATTAAACCCAGAAGAAGTCCGCCGAGGGGAGAAAAACCAAAAAATGTCAGTGAATAGATACTCATTACCCTTCCCCTCATTTTCTCCGTGACCAGCATCTGGAGAAGCGAGTTCGCGAGGTTATAGATAAAAATAAGGGAAGCGCCGATACCGACCAAAAGCAACAGTGAAAGCGGGAGTACCCTTGTAAAAGAAAAAATAAAAAGAAAAACAGGGAACATGAATGTTCCCAGCGTAAGCAGTTTCCCCCTGAAGGTAAACCTTCCCAATGCGGCGATGGTAAGCGCACTCAAAAATGCGCCGATGCCGCGGGCCGCCTGCAGCAGCCCGTTTGTCACCTCATTACCGTGCAGCACACTCACCGCCCATGCCGGGAGGAGGGTGATCGTTGAAAAACCGAAAAAACTGATGAACGTGATCAAAACGATGATGACCAGTATCACTTTATGTGAAATGATATAGGCCAACCCTTCCTTGAGATCGTGAAAAAACGAACGTTTTGCTTCCGGCATCACTCTCGGCTGTAATTTCATGAACAGAAGCGCGATAATGACGGCAAGATAGCTCAAGCCGTTGACGAGAAAACAGAAGGCGGGACCAAAGAGAGCATAGATAATCCCGCCGATCGCAGGACCGGTTATCGTGGCCATATTGAACATCGTCGAGTTAAGGGCGATTGCATTGGTAAGATCCTGTCTGGGTACCAATTCGGTGACGAATGCCTGCCTGGCCGGTGCGTCATAAGCGACAATGATCCCCTGGAAAAAAGCCAGAACGATAATCTGCCAGGCTAAAACGATATTAAAAAAAGTGAGAGCCCAGAGAACAAAGGCCAGCAGCATCAACAGGGACTGTGTGAGAACCAATAGATTGCGTCGTGAAACCCTGTCCGCGACAACCCCGCCATGCGGCATAAGCAGCCAGGAAGCAATGCCGGAAGCGAAAGCGGCATAGCCGAGGTAGAGGGGAGATGTGGTCAATTCATAGATAAAAAAACCCTGCGCCGTCATCTGCATCCATGTTCCGAAGAGAGAAACCAGCTGTCCCAGAAACCATAGACGGTAATTCGGATGCCGAAACGAAAGCGTGATGTTTGCAAGACGAATGGCCGACGTTCCGGGCGGCACGGGCGTCGTGAGAGGAGACCGTATAGTGTTTCTTTTTAAGATCTTTTTCATTGTTTTTCACCATCGCTTATCGATACCATATGAAAACCGGAATATCAGTATACATACTATGGATACCGTGATTATACAAGGATATACGGGGCGGCCTGGATCATGTTCCTCATCGTTTTAGGGAGAAACGGAAATCACATCATATTTTCATGATTTTCATTTATTGCATAAGCCCCCTTGCATCATTCGGCTTTTTCTTACATGATGCCATTATGAAAGAAAAGCGAAAAAACTCGCGTATCCCGATATGCCTCGATATTGATGTGACACTTCCTTCCGGCGGCCGTTATACCGGCCGGACGGTCAACATCAGTTTCGGCGGTTTTCTTGCAACCATAGACAAATTTCCGCCATGCGACCGGGGAGACGAATGCGATTGTGAGATCATTCTCCAGGCGGGAACGAAAAGAATCCCCCTCAGGTTCCGCTGTACGATCATACATCGGCAAAAGCGGCGTACAGGATTCCAGTTTCTCTATATTATCGGTCTTGACTCGTATACACATTTTAAAAATCTCATGATATTGAATTGCGAAAAACCGGAGGAACTTCTCAATGAACTGGAAGAGCACCCCGGCCTCAGCATCGAGAACGATAACAGGAAGACGCGCTGACCGGAGTCTGTTCTAAAAATACCGGATTTCGCGGAAACATCGGCGTTGTCCGGTTTATCGTCGGCGTAAAAAAGCCGGCAGTCATTCCTGAGGATCCAAGCGCGGCCCCCCGATATAACAACGTCTATCGCACCGCTTTACATGGTGTCGTTTTTTTCTCCGGAATGTGTTATATAGTAAAGATCAGAAAGGAAGCAATAGTGCCGGTCGATGTCGAAGCCCTCTACAGACGATACGGGCCGATGGTATTGAGAAGGTGCAGACAGCTCCTGCAGGATGAGCAGGGTGCACTCGATGCAATGCAGGAAACATTCCTCAAAGTGCTCCGTCACCGGAAACGGCTCGAAGCCAGATATCCGTCCTC
This genomic window contains:
- a CDS encoding PilZ domain-containing protein, which gives rise to MKEKRKNSRIPICLDIDVTLPSGGRYTGRTVNISFGGFLATIDKFPPCDRGDECDCEIILQAGTKRIPLRFRCTIIHRQKRRTGFQFLYIIGLDSYTHFKNLMILNCEKPEELLNELEEHPGLSIENDNRKTR
- a CDS encoding TIGR01212 family radical SAM protein (This family includes YhcC from E. coli K-12, an uncharacterized radical SAM protein.), producing the protein MSTDAAWLDLYPEHTFNAYALYLKRLYGRSVYRVAVDAGFSCPNRGKTRSHPGCTYCDEYGSRAPYLGHGGSLEEQIEGAIKFLKNRYGAEDYILYFQAFSSTFGSVEDCRAIYDRALRLAPFKELVVSTRPDCISVDIADLLDSYVKPDMKVWVELGLQSASDTTLKRIRRGHTVATFTEAYRLLKGKGINVAVHLIFGLPGEGSREIRKTVSFMSGLAPDGIKIHNLHIPRDTAIHREFLAGELVVPSPQRHLEYVIQGLELLPPETIIMRLTCDTPPERLVFPGHFWEKSRFYAAVREEMRKRNTWQGRCYSPER
- a CDS encoding MFS transporter, with translation MKKILKRNTIRSPLTTPVPPGTSAIRLANITLSFRHPNYRLWFLGQLVSLFGTWMQMTAQGFFIYELTTSPLYLGYAAFASGIASWLLMPHGGVVADRVSRRNLLVLTQSLLMLLAFVLWALTFFNIVLAWQIIVLAFFQGIIVAYDAPARQAFVTELVPRQDLTNAIALNSTMFNMATITGPAIGGIIYALFGPAFCFLVNGLSYLAVIIALLFMKLQPRVMPEAKRSFFHDLKEGLAYIISHKVILVIIVLITFISFFGFSTITLLPAWAVSVLHGNEVTNGLLQAARGIGAFLSALTIAALGRFTFRGKLLTLGTFMFPVFLFIFSFTRVLPLSLLLLVGIGASLIFIYNLANSLLQMLVTEKMRGRVMSIYSLTFFGFSPLGGLLLGLIAEKMGEFVTILCCSILIFIFSSALWFFNPAFRRIE